The Gossypium arboreum isolate Shixiya-1 chromosome 6, ASM2569848v2, whole genome shotgun sequence DNA window CCTTCAAACCAATTGAACCGATTGAATAAAAATCGATAATTTAACGGATTTTATCACCAATCCTCGACCTCTAACTCACCCGATCTAGACCAAACTTAAAACCCGAGTAGCAAAACCTTTTTTCACCAtgaaaaaaactttaaaaatgttTTCCAAAACTCATCAATTCAACATTTGATTCCATAATACACATAAAGGTCAATTTCTCTAAACCTCAAAAGTTTTAGAACACTCTCAAAAAAAAGGATGAATGTTTGACAGCAATCAACAGTTAAACCATACCGATTCGCAAAAGGTACTCGAGTCCTTATAAATTCTTCTTACTATCCGAACGTGACAATTTCCGGTCCAAAGATTGCAACTGACCCCGAAGGCTTTCGTTCTCCTCAAGTAACCGATCATACTCAAGAAGTAAACCTTCGGATTGTTTCCTTAAAGCAACTGTATTAACTTCTGCAGCATTAATCTGTTTAGTCTTTGCCTCGATATCAGACTCCAGCTGCTTAAGTTTCTCACGCAGAGTCATTACTTCTTCTTCCAAGGATTTAATTTTGTCAAAGCCATCGGGTTTTTTATCATTGGAACCTTGACCTTGTTTCTTGACAGCATCCATGGTCTTCCTTCTTATCCGGAGTTCTCTGATATAATGGTGCAATCTATCTATCATTAGTGCTAGGAAAATTGTGGCCCCTGCAACAAGTTACCATAAAAAAAACCAGAGAGCAAATGAAAATTGTGTCACAAAGTAGTCCTAGACTATGTTATCGAGTCGGCAGTGAGTGTTAGATATGAGCATGTACCCTATACGGCTATGGTCAATTATTTCCGAGTTTTTTTCATATATACGGAGGATTATATTCCTATGATTATCGTGTATAACTATGTGTCAAACAACAGATCGCTTAACGAAAACGAATGCGTCCGTGTAAAATATTCCTATATGCTTTATACCAAGACAAAGAACAAGATCCCAATTTCGTGCTCCACCATCTTTGAAGATAAGCAATTTTAAGGGCTAACTCCTTCGGGAGAAGTCTTCAAACTGTCGTTCGTCAAGCAGCCAGCTGAACCGCCAACAATGGTCGGTATTGTGCTCCGCTTTAATTCCTGATTTTATCTCCGATTCCACTGAGAGCCTCAAGGGGTTAACAAAGACGGGCACAATACCGACAATTGTTCGAGGGGTTTAAACAACTGGCCGTGAACAACACTTCAAAAACTTCTCCCTGAAAAATCCGCCTTTCAACAACAACCTAAGCTAAATCCTGCCTAATTGATTCTATAATTCAATCTTCAACCAATTGAATATACCAAGTCAAACACAATAATTTGCAAAACAGTAAGCATTCAAGCGGAATTTGACTTGGATTTACATTTTCATATACTTACGATTGAAAACTAAGATCCCAACAGAAGTGAAAAATTAGAGATTAACAATCAAACAACTAGATTTAAAACAATTGATTCGACTGAAGCAAGAACGAATTAATTACCCATGAGAGTAGCTTCAAGAAGGTGTCGGACCATAAGAACCTGGTCCGTTGAACTAACCGGTCCATCATCGCCGACCCAACGTTTCTGGATCTCCATCATGCTGTATACGCTCGACACCATCACTACAAACACCGTTCCGGCCACCGTCTTAACCACCACAGGACCTCGTCCACGTTTAAGCCGATCCAGACCCATTATCACCAGCTTCCTAAACGGTGTCTTGAATGATAATACCATGATCACCGCCATCTCTGAGAATATCACCATGAACAATAATTGAAtcatcttttaaaaaaaaaccccaaaGTGAAATTCAGAGAGCTAAAGAAAGAAGTGTAAAAGGATCAAAGGGCTGCTGCAGTTCCCGTTAACAACTTCAAGTCGTAGATTGGGTCTTTTTAAGTAATTTCTTGATATTTTCTTAAAGGCCCCTTATCTTTTAGTTTATTCCTTAtttgaaataactttaaaattagcGAATTTTAGAActtgtcaactcgattaactcgaatttTTTTCACTCATTTTGACTGAACGCTCAACCCTATTTGTTTTTATACTCACATGCCAACATATTTGAAGGCTTGAATTTAATAGTTGTTCTCACGTTGGGGCCTAAATTTTCTTTCTTCTAGTTAGTCCTTGGTATTTCCTTAAAAAAGGTTTAAGCTCGAATGTAGGAACAATTGtcaagttcagggactaacttaaactaaaataaattcaAACCTCAATGCGAGAACAATTACTAAATTCAAGCCTCAAATAGTGCATTAACCAAGAAAAAGAAGTTACTAGAAACTTCAATGCTTGCCTTTAAACTAAAGGGTAAACCATACCTTTAATCACCTAACTATTAGCGTGTTTCTGTTTTGGTCACTAAGCTATAAAGATTTTTAATTTCGTCAGTAACGTTTTAGATTACTTTTCATTTTCGTCACTCTCTATTAAATAGTTAATGGAGATGATGACATATGCTTTTTCTAACTAATACAATAACACATTTAGTTTTCAATACttatatattctatcaatttgattctaattctatataatttaataaatttaacctttCATATTTGcaaaatttatcaatttgatcGTCAAACACGTAATTTCGATCATCTAACTTTCAAATCTTATAAAACTATCACTAACATTATCAAATTGTTACAAAATGATCATCCAAGTACCATTAAAAAGATAAGGTTATAAAGGATTAAGCGGAGGAAGCAGATCATGATCGTATTCAAGTTGTTTGACTAAAGAAGAAAATATTCAGATCTGACCTATAAAtaagaaataaacaaatttagaaattaaagaaaacaaaaacactaaaagaaaaaaaattaagactaagaataaatattcaaaacaataaataactaaataaataaatgaaatttaaaagTGGGAGATGGATCGaataaactctaattaacctaaaTAAGGAGTAAttaattttaaactaaactttctttttTGACTAAAGACGGTATgaagctcatatataataaaaattaagtctaAAAATCGAAGTCAATATGATTCAAACTCGAATTAAAGCTCGATACTTGTAATTCCATCATAAACTCATCTAGAAATTCTGTTTGCGCAATCTTCACAAAAATAGTCATAACTTAAGCTCTTGAACTCAAAATCGAGTGATTCGAAGTACAtttcgaagctaagagatagattTTTAAACGTTATATAGACATTTAAGCCCACTCCCATCCAAAAATTCGTTGCAAGTTGACTAATATTTTTAGTTTTCCTCAAAAAATTCATCCTCACATATTATCTTTGATCGAATCTTGATTTTTATTTGCTTAAATTTTAATCTTGTTGTTAGGCCTTAAAACAGTGTAAACCCATCATATCTATAGGTCTAAAAATTGGTTTTAAGACTTGTATCATAAGGTTTATTTGACGTGGCATGTTAAATATTCATGATTCAACCTATGTATTGTATtcatcatcatcaagattgaaccTAGCTATATCTTCTGTACATCATCACCTTCCAAAATTGAACAAATATGTATATCATCgtttaattgaatgaatcaaAGAATGAATTAAAGAATCTATACATCAAAAAATATTGGATCAAAAGAGCTTGCTTGCAAATTCATCAATGGGGCTTCCTTCAATACGAGAATAGCTTGAATTTTTGGCAACATCTCTCAATTCTGATAAGCTTCTTCCTAATTGCAATGCCACTTTGATTTCAAACAACTCCCCATTTTCTCTTTGCTTCACATCACTTTCTTCCGATGTTGATTCAATCGATTCTTGCATATGCTTAAAGAGCCCAGCGTTGTCCCTCTACATCTCTTGTTGAATCCTTTtgacataataatcataaaaatcatCAGATTGCAAATATAATCAATTTTGTTATTATAATTATTACGAGTCACGAcacaaaaaatcattaaaaagatattgtaaaattaaattttctCTCACTTAAATTTAAAAAAGATAGGATTATTAGTTTCATTACCTACTCCACCATCTCTAGTTGATTAATAGCATAATATATTGAATTAAATATATGCAGTCTCATAACACCATACGTATAAGGAAAATGGTTTTGTACAATTGTTTGTGTTTTTTTATTGGATTTGGTTATGACCAATGTATGTTGTATAATAATGTAATATTATTTGTCGGCTATGGTTGACTTCACAAGATAATTTTGGATTTGTCTTTTGACTTCAATGTCCTTTTTTCATTATTCGCGGGGGGGCAAAATTTCATTTGTCCCTTTGAAACGCAGTAATTATCGTATAATGATCGTCGGGTACTGAACTTTGTGGTGTATAAATAGGTGATCATGGAGATGGAGAGTGAAATCAAGCAAGTGTGGGTCTAGTTCTTAGTCTATTCCCAAACAATGGCAGCAATGGATGCTAAATTGTGGTATCTGGGTCTTGTTTTTTTAAGTATTGCTGGTACTTTGAGTCTTGTTGTTGGAGGAGGTGATGTTGGATATAATGTTGATAATGGGGATGATAATCATTGTTTATATAGAAGTTGGCGAAGTTGTGGTAGTTTCTTTGGTGGTGGAGGTGGAGGAGGAGGAGGTGGTGGGGGTGGAGGTGGAGGAGGTGGTGCTTCAAGTAATGGTATTGGATATGGAGAGGGGCATGGTGTAGGAGGAGGTGTAGGGGGTAGTGTTGGTGGGGGTGGTTTTGGAGGAGGTGGTGGAGGTGGAAGTGGAAGTGGTTATGGTAGGTTTGGTGAAGGGTTTGGTCATGGTAGTGGTTTTGGTGCAGGAGCAAGCATAGGAGGAGAAGGTGGCGGTGGAGGCGGAGGAGGTGGTGGCGGTGGTGGTGGTGTTAGTAAAGGTTCTAGTGGAGGTTATGGCCATGGTAATGGTTATGGTGCAGGTATTGGTGGTGCAAGTGGAAGTGGAAGTGATGGGACATCAAGTGGTGGCGGCGGAGGAGGGGGAGGTGGTAGTGGGGGTGGTTCTGGTGAAGGCTCAGGTCATGGAAATGGTTTTGGTGCAGGTTTTGGGATAGCTGGCATtgaaggaggaggaggaggaggaggaggtggTAGTGGTGGTGGTGAAGGCAATCGTGGAGGTGGTGGAAATGGAGGAGAAGGATATGGACATGGGGAAGGCATGGGGATGGGAATGGGAATGGGAGGGGGTTCAAATGTTGAGAAAGGACATGGTGGTGGCAAAGGTAACATGGGATTTGGTATGGGAATGGGAATGGGAATGGGCATTGGGGTTGGTTTTGGAACAGGAACAAGTGGAGTTAAAGACACAAGTACTGAACATGGTCATCCTTAGACCTACACATGCATGGTTTCCGTCTACAATGGATGTCCTATGTCTCATGTTCAAGTTTAGAAACTTTGAGATTTGTTTGTCAaataaaccctctttcttttgtTGTCTAATATGCATGCATGCATGAATATTTTAATCTACTTTTCATCgtggatatttttattttatcaacatATTCAAGTGAATAAAACGAGTTCAGAAAAAATGATTTTTCATGAATCATAAATTAAACATAAAAGATATCTTAATTCTAAATTTTTTAAGAGTATTATTagtacaaatataaatatatgtcGGATTAATTATAATGTAGAATTAAATTAATACTAAACATAAcgaaagaaaatttaaaaataaccgAATGAAACTAAAAAGGATCGAATAAAATGCATATGACATATGCACAAAATAAAATGAAGACTCTTACATCACTATTATGCATGGAAACATTCAAACTAGATTGGattctaaatatttttttaaaacttataaatatgAATAATAAGTTGGGTACGAAGTTCCTAGTAGAATGAAGGTCCTATTAGTGTTTAAGTTACTGGGCTTAAAGATAAGCAATCCTTCAAAAAGTTGGTCAACATTTTACTTACATCATAatggaaagaaagaaaatgtCAAACATAGTAGGGGTAATCAAAGCCGTCCAATCAAGACCCTTTCCTTTACGGTGTTATATTACCTACAACAAAGGcaataatagtaacaatattcAACTCTTTTACTATAGTATTTCCCTTTGGGTTTGCATAACTTAGTGTCCATCTTACAAAATTGTATACATGGTAGAGTGGGATGAAGGTCGAGATAGAGCATTTCAACAATGGAGTAATGTTGGATTTGAAAATTGTAGTAATCACTTTCTTATTCTAATTTCCAAAAAATATGGTTAAATACATTGATTTGTATTCAAGTTTGAACCTATGTCTTGTATatattatcatcttacaaaattgtacaaatatatgtatatcattggttaattgaatgaattaaagAATCTATACATCAAAAAATATTGGATCAAAAGAGCTTGCTTGCAAATTCATCCATGGGGCTTCCTTCTATACGAGAATAGCTTGATTTTTTGGCTACATCTCTCAGTTCTGATAAGCTTCTTCCCAGTTGCAATGCCACTTTCATTTCAAACAACTCCCCATTTTCTCTTTTCTCCACATCACATTCATCCAACGTTGATTCAATCGATTCTTGCATATGCTTAAAGAACCCTGCGTTGTTCCTGTACATCTCGAACACCATACCAACTTGGCCACCGTGCTCGAAGGTGTTCACAGCTGAAGCTAAAGCTCCTGCAACAGCCGCCACTGTTGCCGCCCCAGGACTGTTGGAAGAAACCATGAAAGCCGATCCTAGAGCTGCTATTCCAGTTAGCAATGGCCCTGCTGTAGCTAAAACTTTGTTCATGTTCAAAGCCTTGTTGCCTAATCTCTCGTAATCTTCACTGTCTTTTCTCTTTATCACTTCAACCACTtctctcatttccatttccaATTCCTTGGTCCACCCATTGTTGTTGTTCAATGCTTTGTTTGAGTTTGGAGACTGTTTTGTAGGCCACCAAACAGCAGGCTCTAAACTTGCAGGGAATTTGTCAAGCATAACACCGAGCAAAGGAAGAGGGTAAGCTTTGTCAAGTGCCAACACTTTCTCCATGGCATCATTCACGTCATCTTGGCATGGAGAACCAACAGCAAGTAGGGTTCTGATTTGGGATTGAAGCTGCTTAAACAATCTGGTAGCATTACGTTGCTCTTCCACAAGCTGTGAGGGTTGAATCTTATTCATCAATACCAACATCCCAGTGGCTGCTGAGAACATCACACTGGATGCCAACTTCAAACCCATAGCAGAAACCCCAGCGCCAACGCCAGTTGCGGCTGCAAAACCTGCCATGGTTGCGGCGGTGAGGGTAATCATATTGATGGAGTTGAGTAGAAGGGTGTTCCAGTTATCTCGTTGTTCCCCAATGTTGTTATGCATCTCCACTCTGTCACCTATCGCCTCTAAGATGGCATACAGTTGAAAGGTAGCCATTGAAACAGATGAGGTTTGTTGAACCAGAGGTCTGCTATGGACATCGTTTTGGATTGGGATTGTGTTGATGAGCCCATATTTTCTATTCGATTCCTCGGACTGTATAGTGGGTTGTCGTAATTTAGGGGCCGAAAATCTAACCGATGGGAGCTTTGGGACGGATATAGCAGCACGGATTTGgtttgaagaagaagatgatgataggAGAAAATTAGAAGCATGTAAAGAAgtcatatgtatatatgtatatatatatatatatatatgtgtatgtatatatatatgaaaaaagaGAGGAAATATAGAAATTTGGTGGGTTGATTGGAGGCTTTGAGCAAAGGAAATTAAACAAGAGATTTAGAGATGAAAGGTGAAATGGAGGCGTATTTATAGCAAGCAAAGATGGATAGCTGATATGGTCTGCTAATTTGACTGTCTGATTGAATTGACCAATCTTTGTTACACTAGCTGACCTATTAAAAGGTTGTCTCGTTCAATGCTATatcaaaaataaaaggaaaaactaaCAGTCAGTccttaaattcaataaattttttaattttagtcctttagTCTATATTAATCTCATAATTTACCAACTTTTTCCGTTTTGATTCATGTGATAATATGACATATTAATTTTGTGCAACGCCATTgcctaaaaattatatttttatcaaataattttGGTGATGGCGTGGTATAATCTTAGAGTTTAGAAATCAAAttgagaaaaattgaaaaatttaagAACTAAATATTCCcttatctcaaaaaaaaaaaaaagggctcAATATAATATCCAATACGTAAACTTGACACTTTTTCTTAATTTGGTACATGAACTTGGCTTTTTTTTCCTAATTTGATACCTAAGCTTTTTCTTTTAgtttcaatttggtacctaaacttaTTAATAAATGTTATAAAAATTATGCAAAACACTAACGGTGTTAAAATTTTTTGTTATGCTACAAAAATATTATCAATATTAGAGGAAATTCATGTTAAAAATTCGATATTAAGCTATGCTTaacaaattaatattaaataagaaaaaaagagctttaaaacccaaattaaaagaaattcattattttcaattagtacaataattaaataaataaaactaaaagtaattaaacatataaaataaaaaaatatcatgTCAACTTTCATATGTCGATCATACATTGATTATTTTTGCTACCtcataaaaaataacattatTAGTATATTAGAGTAATTTGTAAAACGTTTGACAAGTTTAAACACCAAATCAAGCAAAATATGTTTGAATATATGAATTTCTTTTGTAGACAAATTAATTTACTGAATTAGTAAAATTTATATGATGATGTAATATTGAATATATGAATTTCCTTTGTAGAAAaccctaaaattaactaaattaattcacTAATGAACACAACAAAG harbors:
- the LOC108480796 gene encoding uncharacterized protein LOC108480796, whose protein sequence is MIQLLFMVIFSEMAVIMVLSFKTPFRKLVIMGLDRLKRGRGPVVVKTVAGTVFVVMVSSVYSMMEIQKRWVGDDGPVSSTDQVLMVRHLLEATLMGATIFLALMIDRLHHYIRELRIRRKTMDAVKKQGQGSNDKKPDGFDKIKSLEEEVMTLREKLKQLESDIEAKTKQINAAEVNTVALRKQSEGLLLEYDRLLEENESLRGQLQSLDRKLSRSDSKKNL
- the LOC108481114 gene encoding glycine-rich cell wall structural protein 2-like, translating into MAAMDAKLWYLGLVFLSIAGTLSLVVGGGDVGYNVDNGDDNHCLYRSWRSCGSFFGGGGGGGGGGGGGGGGGGASSNGIGYGEGHGVGGGVGGSVGGGGFGGGGGGGSGSGYGRFGEGFGHGSGFGAGASIGGEGGGGGGGGGGGGGGVSKGSSGGYGHGNGYGAGIGGASGSGSDGTSSGGGGGGGGGSGGGSGEGSGHGNGFGAGFGIAGIEGGGGGGGGGSGGGEGNRGGGGNGGEGYGHGEGMGMGMGMGGGSNVEKGHGGGKGNMGFGMGMGMGMGIGVGFGTGTSGVKDTSTEHGHP
- the LOC108481115 gene encoding probable F-box protein At4g22030, translating into MTSLHASNFLLSSSSSSNQIRAAISVPKLPSVRFSAPKLRQPTIQSEESNRKYGRPLVQQTSSVSMATFQLYAILEAIGDRVEMHNNIGEQRDNWNTLLLNSINMITLTAATMAGFAAATGVGAGVSAMGLKLASSVMFSAATGMLVLMNKIQPSQLVEEQRNATRLFKQLQSQIRTLLAVGSPCQDDVNDAMEKVLALDKAYPLPLLGVMLDKFPASLEPAVWWPTKQSPNSNKALNNNNGWTKELEMEMREVVEVIKRKDSEDYERLGNKALNMNKVLATAGPLLTGIAALGSAFMVSSNSPGAATVAAVAGALASAVNTFEHGGQVGMVFEMYRNNAGFFKHMQESIESTLDECDVEKRENGELFEMKVALQLGRSLSELRDVAKKSSYSRIEGSPMDEFASKLF